A stretch of the Sulfuritortus calidifontis genome encodes the following:
- a CDS encoding flippase: MSIRRNTFYNLTGNLLPLGISLITVPIYLQLLGVERYGVLAIAWILLGYFSLFDLGLSRATANQIAKMRNATPAERQAVVWTALALNAVFGLIGSVALYIAAPPLLENVFKMAAPLRAEILAALPWMAAAIPLATLRGVLVGAMDGRERFLAVNIIHVLSTALIQIIPLMVAIAYGPQLEGIIAAAIGVRVLTLAILYLAQRKELPIQTAQWHPQWAKPLLVYGGWVSVTNSIIPILETLDRFIIGAMLGARAVAIYTVPFNLVNPLRILPGSLSRTLFPRLSAQAPEEANELAHSAMLTLAALLTPLTVAGMFIAGPFLELWVGPEIAKDATPLTATFLVGIWINSIAHIPFSLLEARGRPDLLTKLHLFTLPVFLGMLWLGAHLGGLPGVAMAWTARVWLDSNILFWLAGVAKSSWYYIWPGAVLIFMAWLAVTWQADAYILGMALTLLAMAWAFLKSPILRQMAVAAHARTRRYFHDLLNKQA, translated from the coding sequence TTGAGCATTCGCCGCAATACCTTCTACAACCTTACCGGCAACCTATTGCCACTCGGCATTTCATTAATAACCGTACCCATTTACCTCCAACTCCTGGGAGTAGAACGTTATGGCGTACTGGCCATTGCCTGGATACTGTTAGGCTACTTCAGCCTCTTCGATCTTGGCCTCTCGCGCGCGACAGCCAACCAAATCGCCAAGATGCGCAACGCCACGCCGGCAGAACGACAGGCAGTAGTCTGGACGGCACTCGCATTAAACGCAGTCTTCGGTCTCATTGGCAGCGTAGCCCTATATATCGCAGCGCCCCCGTTGCTTGAAAACGTATTCAAAATGGCGGCGCCGCTGCGCGCGGAAATCTTGGCTGCATTGCCATGGATGGCCGCCGCCATCCCGCTGGCCACTCTTAGGGGGGTTCTCGTTGGCGCCATGGATGGCCGGGAACGCTTTCTGGCCGTGAACATTATTCACGTGCTAAGCACTGCGTTGATTCAGATAATTCCACTCATGGTTGCCATTGCATATGGCCCGCAACTGGAAGGGATCATCGCCGCAGCCATTGGGGTAAGAGTGCTCACACTCGCCATACTCTACCTGGCGCAGCGCAAGGAGCTACCCATTCAAACAGCCCAGTGGCATCCCCAATGGGCCAAGCCCTTGCTCGTCTACGGTGGGTGGGTATCAGTTACCAACTCGATCATCCCGATCCTGGAGACCCTCGATCGTTTCATAATCGGTGCCATGTTGGGGGCCCGTGCCGTAGCCATCTATACGGTACCCTTCAATCTGGTCAATCCACTGCGCATATTGCCCGGCTCACTGTCCCGCACGTTGTTTCCGCGGCTTTCCGCCCAGGCGCCAGAGGAAGCCAATGAACTCGCCCATAGCGCAATGCTGACTTTGGCCGCCCTCCTTACGCCACTGACAGTGGCAGGCATGTTCATAGCAGGCCCTTTCCTGGAGCTCTGGGTCGGCCCAGAAATCGCAAAAGATGCCACCCCGCTTACCGCCACCTTCCTGGTCGGAATATGGATCAATAGCATCGCGCATATCCCTTTCAGCCTGCTGGAAGCCAGGGGCCGACCCGATCTGCTGACGAAACTGCACCTTTTCACATTACCCGTCTTCCTTGGCATGTTATGGCTGGGCGCGCACTTGGGCGGCTTGCCCGGCGTAGCCATGGCCTGGACTGCCAGGGTCTGGCTCGATTCGAACATCCTGTTCTGGCTGGCTGGTGTCGCCAAATCAAGTTGGTATTACATATGGCCGGGCGCTGTCTTGATTTTTATGGCGTGGCTTGCAGTCACGTGGCAAGCAGACGCCTATATCCTAGGTATGGCACTGACCCTGTTGGCCATGGCCTGGGCCTTTCTCAAATCCCCGATACTGCGTCAAATGGCCGTGGCTGCCCATGCCCGCACGCGACGCTATTTTCACGACCTATTGAATAAGCAAGCATGA
- a CDS encoding glycosyltransferase family 4 protein translates to MSSKVLVLMECWGNGGTETYVAGLVRLLAAQNFEVTLALLNNGDEDAVDFLPRNRIRVIGLAGLPKALRQQRPDVVSLHLYAHLLPAMLVCRALRYPTVTTLHMPLESWGLRHRLYWRLAIRLSSTVIGVSKQVLNPLKGRNIWPSAIPGGVDPLFFTCPRDKQRPTAEAFTLIAMGRLAAEKDWATLIEAVARLPLPLRQRTAIEFYGSGILQNELDSLAKRCGVQTAFHGHAGKDQLVQALSTADLFVLPSRFEGLGLAALEAMAAGVPTITADFAAARGYIEQGVTGHRFPVGDATGLARWIEWHMTHPEASIAIGLKGREFVRQHFSEEKAYRPYLEIFKQVAN, encoded by the coding sequence GTGAGTTCGAAGGTCTTGGTGCTCATGGAATGCTGGGGCAACGGTGGCACAGAAACCTATGTCGCCGGGCTAGTGCGCCTGCTCGCGGCCCAAAATTTCGAAGTCACCCTTGCACTACTAAACAATGGCGATGAGGACGCCGTCGATTTTTTACCGCGAAACAGAATTCGCGTAATCGGCCTGGCCGGCCTGCCCAAGGCGCTGCGTCAACAACGGCCCGACGTGGTCAGCCTGCACCTGTATGCCCACCTTCTACCGGCGATGCTGGTGTGCCGGGCACTGCGATACCCGACCGTGACCACGCTGCACATGCCGCTTGAATCCTGGGGGCTTCGCCACCGGCTCTATTGGCGGCTTGCGATTCGACTCTCATCCACCGTGATTGGGGTATCGAAACAGGTGCTCAATCCGTTGAAAGGCCGCAATATTTGGCCGTCCGCCATTCCCGGCGGCGTCGACCCGCTATTCTTCACCTGCCCGCGCGACAAACAGCGGCCGACCGCGGAAGCGTTCACCCTCATCGCGATGGGGCGGCTGGCGGCCGAAAAGGACTGGGCAACCCTGATCGAGGCGGTCGCTCGGCTGCCCCTTCCGCTGCGCCAACGAACGGCCATTGAGTTTTATGGCAGCGGTATCCTGCAAAATGAGCTGGACTCGCTCGCCAAACGATGCGGCGTCCAGACGGCCTTTCATGGCCATGCGGGCAAAGACCAGCTTGTGCAGGCGTTGTCTACGGCTGATTTGTTCGTGCTGCCATCGCGCTTCGAGGGGCTAGGCCTCGCGGCGCTCGAAGCCATGGCGGCCGGTGTGCCAACCATCACCGCCGATTTCGCGGCAGCGCGTGGCTATATCGAACAGGGGGTAACGGGCCACAGATTTCCCGTTGGGGATGCGACCGGCCTGGCACGGTGGATCGAGTGGCACATGACCCACCCCGAAGCGTCGATAGCCATCGGCCTGAAGGGGCGCGAATTCGTTCGACAGCATTTCTCGGAGGAAAAGGCTTATCGTCCTTATCTGGAAATTTTCAAACAGGTGGCAAACTGA
- a CDS encoding type II toxin-antitoxin system RelE/ParE family toxin produces the protein MAARKYEVLLTQGAEQDLESIYDYIAEFDCKASADHVLDRLLKAVESLSAFPERGPYPKELVALGIRDYRQTSFKPYRVIYRVIGQKIHIYVIADGRRDMQSLLARRLLGA, from the coding sequence ATGGCGGCTCGCAAGTATGAGGTGCTGCTCACCCAGGGCGCCGAGCAGGATCTGGAGTCGATCTACGACTACATCGCGGAATTCGACTGCAAGGCCAGCGCCGACCATGTGCTGGATCGCTTGCTAAAAGCCGTAGAAAGCCTGTCCGCCTTCCCTGAACGCGGCCCCTACCCCAAGGAACTGGTTGCCCTCGGCATTCGGGACTATCGGCAGACTTCTTTCAAGCCCTACCGAGTGATCTATCGGGTGATCGGGCAGAAAATTCACATCTACGTGATCGCCGACGGCCGGCGGGACATGCAATCCCTCCTGGCGCGTCGCCTGCTCGGTGCCTGA
- a CDS encoding transglutaminase-like cysteine peptidase: MPFRRLLTLCLIIAGGLLALRSAASIVDFSKGLIDHVSQRFGPEAPARLYAWQILARKIQAQEGGNLRLKALRSQDGQAEMPVLVAVNNFFNRVPYYEDQVHWRVPDYWATPVETLGSYGADCEDYSIAKYLTLKELGLPIERMRITYVRALNLGVSHMVLAYYPTPEADPLILDNLINPIKRGSERTDLEPVYSFNDDDLWMASGQSRKGGASAVRLWQELQAKLARERQM, from the coding sequence ATGCCATTTCGCCGTTTACTGACCCTTTGCCTGATCATTGCCGGCGGCCTGCTCGCCCTGCGCAGCGCGGCCAGCATCGTCGATTTTTCCAAAGGCCTGATCGACCACGTCAGCCAGCGCTTCGGCCCCGAGGCGCCGGCAAGGCTTTATGCCTGGCAAATTTTGGCCAGAAAAATCCAGGCCCAGGAAGGCGGCAACCTGCGGCTCAAGGCCCTGCGCAGCCAGGACGGCCAGGCCGAAATGCCCGTCCTCGTCGCGGTCAACAACTTCTTCAACCGTGTGCCTTATTACGAGGACCAGGTGCATTGGCGCGTACCCGACTATTGGGCTACCCCGGTTGAAACCCTGGGCTCGTACGGCGCCGACTGCGAGGACTACTCCATCGCCAAGTACCTGACCCTGAAGGAACTCGGCCTGCCGATCGAACGCATGCGCATCACCTACGTACGCGCCCTCAACCTGGGCGTCTCGCACATGGTGCTGGCCTACTACCCCACGCCCGAGGCCGATCCCCTCATCCTCGACAACCTGATCAACCCCATCAAGCGCGGCTCGGAGCGCACCGACCTGGAGCCGGTCTACAGCTTCAATGACGATGATCTCTGGATGGCCAGCGGCCAGAGCCGCAAGGGCGGCGCCAGCGCGGTGCGCCTGTGGCAGGAGCTGCAGGCTAAGCTGGCGCGGGAACGGCAGATGTAA
- a CDS encoding glycosyltransferase, which yields MRISIAMATYNGAKYLQEQLDSLAAQTLLPCELVICDDGSTDATLEIAERFAVRAPFPVRIHRNEKNLGYADNFLKAASLCEGDWIAFCDQDDVWLPHKLETVSRRFNNDVLLVAHAAIVANKNLAPGWSLELDIKTDSTKRPLQNRLWWVPPGFTQCVAKELTSLPHDRRPEDYNYPGRMQAHDQWFYFLANSLGNIAYIKEPLAIWRRHEATVTATKAKPVATKPWKHLTTAYKKHYLLLAGIANEYKKTMWALMHLLDQATALRAISYYNRMRLFHLARSLLYSRANFIVRARALLRIVLRNGYFGGDTAGLGARALAKDVFMLFLAGPIFSLRNLLTRALLERSLFFKKTLAHLLPSTAFPPGSALIVAPHPDDEVFACGGLIAHKLARHERIDILYMTQGEASHADCCELDRGKIAAARRQLARQALDTLGGSGIKMHWLDLPDDGVPAPGSHRFDEAALRVGKIIDDIKPSQILIPHELDTHSDHINTNAIVMAALKGRNVEVFSYPTWMLYRFRRKDLFRRVKGRAFKLNIVPGHPNKMAAIAIYENAVDPACPNKAPIIGRLPDTLMREFRNEYEVFFEPD from the coding sequence ATGCGCATCTCCATCGCCATGGCCACCTACAACGGGGCCAAGTACTTACAGGAGCAGCTCGACAGCTTGGCGGCACAGACCCTGCTACCGTGCGAGCTGGTGATTTGCGATGACGGTTCGACCGACGCCACGCTGGAAATCGCCGAGCGCTTCGCCGTCAGGGCGCCCTTCCCTGTCCGAATTCACCGCAACGAAAAGAATCTCGGCTATGCGGACAACTTCCTCAAGGCCGCGAGCCTGTGCGAAGGCGACTGGATCGCCTTCTGCGATCAGGACGATGTGTGGCTGCCGCACAAGCTGGAAACCGTTTCACGACGTTTTAATAATGATGTGCTCCTGGTGGCCCATGCCGCTATCGTAGCCAATAAAAACCTGGCACCAGGCTGGAGCCTCGAACTAGACATCAAAACCGACTCGACGAAAAGACCCCTGCAGAATCGCTTATGGTGGGTTCCACCAGGGTTTACGCAGTGCGTAGCGAAGGAATTAACAAGTCTGCCGCATGACCGCCGACCTGAAGATTACAATTATCCGGGAAGAATGCAGGCACATGACCAGTGGTTCTATTTCTTGGCGAACTCATTGGGAAACATCGCATACATCAAAGAGCCGCTTGCCATCTGGCGCCGCCATGAAGCCACTGTAACAGCCACGAAGGCAAAACCTGTGGCAACCAAGCCCTGGAAACACCTTACGACTGCTTATAAAAAGCATTACTTACTTCTGGCAGGAATTGCCAACGAATACAAAAAAACCATGTGGGCGCTGATGCATCTGCTGGATCAAGCCACGGCACTCAGGGCGATCTCCTACTACAACCGGATGCGCCTCTTCCATCTTGCGCGCAGCCTACTCTATTCGCGGGCGAACTTCATCGTCAGGGCCAGGGCGTTGCTGAGGATTGTTTTGAGGAATGGCTATTTTGGTGGCGACACGGCCGGGCTGGGTGCACGCGCCCTGGCAAAAGACGTCTTCATGCTATTCCTCGCCGGCCCCATTTTTTCGTTGCGGAATCTGCTGACGCGGGCTCTACTGGAAAGGTCACTCTTCTTTAAAAAGACCCTCGCGCATCTCCTGCCATCGACCGCCTTTCCACCCGGCAGCGCCCTGATCGTCGCCCCCCACCCCGACGATGAGGTTTTCGCCTGCGGCGGATTGATCGCCCACAAACTGGCGCGGCATGAACGAATCGATATCTTATACATGACCCAGGGCGAGGCCAGCCACGCAGACTGCTGCGAGCTAGACAGGGGGAAAATTGCCGCAGCAAGGCGCCAACTGGCCAGGCAGGCATTGGACACGCTAGGCGGCAGTGGGATCAAAATGCACTGGCTCGACCTGCCGGATGACGGCGTGCCCGCGCCAGGCTCCCATCGCTTTGACGAGGCCGCCCTTCGGGTCGGAAAGATTATCGACGACATCAAGCCAAGTCAGATTCTCATCCCACACGAGCTCGACACCCACAGCGACCATATCAACACGAACGCCATCGTCATGGCCGCCCTGAAGGGCAGGAATGTTGAAGTGTTCAGCTATCCGACCTGGATGCTTTATCGTTTCAGACGGAAAGACCTTTTCCGTCGAGTAAAAGGCCGAGCATTCAAGCTCAACATCGTCCCGGGCCACCCGAATAAGATGGCCGCGATCGCCATCTATGAAAATGCGGTCGATCCGGCTTGCCCGAACAAGGCGCCGATCATTGGCAGGCTGCCCGACACACTGATGCGCGAGTTCAGAAATGAATACGAGGTTTTTTTCGAACCAGACTGA
- a CDS encoding CopK family periplasmic copper-binding protein, with translation MKARITAVVAATVLSAIVTPSFAGDAAAASAKKMFLLKDGGTLYVFEDGKMALEDKFGRTIHLKEGQSLETVDGQKITANGNEVARLDGLLRKGHSNQ, from the coding sequence ATGAAAGCCAGGATTACCGCTGTTGTCGCCGCCACCGTGCTGAGCGCCATCGTAACCCCATCGTTCGCTGGTGACGCGGCAGCGGCCAGCGCCAAGAAAATGTTCCTCCTCAAGGACGGTGGAACCCTGTATGTATTCGAGGACGGCAAGATGGCGCTGGAAGACAAGTTCGGACGGACTATCCACCTGAAAGAGGGGCAATCGCTCGAAACGGTCGATGGCCAGAAGATTACAGCCAACGGCAACGAGGTCGCTCGACTCGATGGTCTTCTCCGTAAGGGTCATTCCAACCAATGA
- a CDS encoding GNAT family N-acetyltransferase, producing MNTRFFSNQTDWQIDIATDWASICDSAYIERWLGLIDADCEPNVFFHPSVVRPWHDSQPNEIKPFFVILQNRVDNEAIFYPFVIGNRGYRNCWLNTLIPAGYFLFDHHDPIVAASSPARKKALTEFFFTQLPAVLDSFPGRLDGFDIPRLRTNLVGSTQSDESSPAIDLTAYSSYEAYSKALKGAVRGDVNRQKRRLSEIGHLSYRKYTADNLPAALAEFEAFTEARSRKWHPPESDSLFFARLLEASLGETVHFSSLALNDRAISWHLGFVDRYCFYYYIPTYDKAFESYSPGKVHISMLIEECYAQGLRKFDFLRGCEKYKFDWTDRSVPYFAVSYVKNGLVLAMRRGCNNMIHALKRIALDLGRRL from the coding sequence ATGAATACGAGGTTTTTTTCGAACCAGACTGACTGGCAGATCGACATCGCGACGGACTGGGCGAGCATCTGCGACAGTGCCTATATCGAACGCTGGCTCGGCTTGATCGATGCCGATTGTGAACCGAATGTCTTCTTTCACCCGAGCGTCGTCCGGCCCTGGCATGACTCTCAGCCGAACGAAATAAAGCCATTTTTTGTGATTCTGCAAAACCGTGTCGACAATGAGGCGATCTTTTACCCCTTCGTCATCGGCAACCGGGGCTACCGCAATTGCTGGCTCAATACCCTGATTCCGGCCGGATACTTTCTATTCGATCATCACGACCCCATCGTCGCGGCCAGCAGCCCGGCCAGAAAGAAAGCGCTGACTGAATTTTTCTTCACGCAACTGCCTGCTGTCCTCGACAGCTTCCCTGGCCGGCTGGATGGCTTCGACATCCCCAGGCTAAGAACAAACCTAGTGGGCTCGACTCAATCGGATGAGTCATCGCCGGCCATCGATCTCACTGCTTACAGCAGCTACGAAGCCTACAGCAAAGCCCTCAAGGGCGCAGTGCGCGGAGATGTGAATCGGCAAAAAAGAAGGCTATCCGAAATTGGCCATTTGTCTTACCGGAAATACACGGCCGATAACCTGCCGGCCGCGCTGGCCGAATTCGAAGCCTTCACCGAAGCACGATCGAGAAAATGGCATCCCCCTGAAAGCGATTCGCTGTTTTTCGCCCGGCTTCTGGAAGCTTCCCTCGGCGAGACGGTGCATTTTTCGAGCTTGGCATTGAACGACCGAGCAATCAGCTGGCATCTGGGTTTCGTCGACAGGTATTGCTTTTACTATTACATCCCGACTTACGATAAAGCATTCGAATCCTACTCGCCGGGCAAAGTTCACATCAGCATGCTGATAGAAGAATGCTACGCACAGGGGCTCAGGAAGTTCGATTTTTTGCGCGGCTGCGAAAAATACAAATTCGACTGGACCGACCGGAGTGTGCCGTATTTCGCCGTTTCGTATGTTAAAAATGGCCTCGTGCTGGCCATGCGGCGCGGCTGCAACAATATGATCCACGCGCTAAAAAGAATCGCCCTCGATCTCGGCCGTCGCCTTTAA
- a CDS encoding type II toxin-antitoxin system Phd/YefM family antitoxin — MRYSVQVKPISYLKANAAEVLTQLTERREPLVITQNGEAKAVIQDVASYEETQETLALLKILALGNAEVEAGKVKPVSEVVARLRIKQAAQ; from the coding sequence ATGCGCTACTCTGTTCAAGTTAAACCCATCAGCTACCTCAAGGCGAACGCCGCCGAGGTCTTAACCCAATTGACCGAGAGGCGCGAGCCGCTGGTTATCACCCAGAATGGGGAGGCCAAGGCGGTCATCCAGGATGTGGCCTCCTATGAGGAGACGCAGGAAACTCTGGCGTTGCTGAAAATTCTCGCCCTCGGCAATGCTGAAGTCGAGGCGGGCAAAGTGAAGCCCGTGAGTGAGGTCGTCGCGAGGTTGCGGATCAAACAGGCCGCCCAATAA
- a CDS encoding glycosyltransferase family 4 protein, which produces MHVLYVDRIGAKSIWGLMGHIAVGFMAQGGRATCVMWDDGRHAFSQDVPGGVEVVRIQVPPKHRPWDLIRQHWVFARAFRKLLRRLRPDIVHTNFAVPSIVARWVSAREDVPVIVSTQHELYGSMRLHYRWGLRLTERYCAAVVYVSHAVARSFGRKAGSMEGVQPHGARQHVVIPNGVDIDRIRAATADVAERVPGRLVCAGRMVPVKGQQWLIEALPEVVGRHPKIQLRLIGSGPMEATLRRRVAELDLEDNVTFLGWLPHDVVLREMAAAELVVVPSSQVQEGFGLVVAEALVCGTPLVVSDIPVFRELLTGVDGVAHFFPPGDVQALADALAGLPFATAAESGIAQHTLPVAQLERLSANRMTNAYLQLYRALSSGYQR; this is translated from the coding sequence ATGCACGTGCTTTACGTCGACCGAATTGGCGCCAAGTCCATCTGGGGCCTGATGGGCCATATCGCCGTGGGCTTTATGGCACAGGGCGGGCGAGCCACCTGCGTCATGTGGGATGATGGCCGTCACGCCTTTTCCCAGGACGTGCCGGGCGGGGTTGAGGTGGTTCGCATCCAGGTACCGCCCAAGCATCGGCCCTGGGACCTGATCCGTCAGCATTGGGTCTTCGCCCGTGCGTTCCGCAAGCTGCTGCGCCGCCTGCGGCCCGATATCGTACATACCAACTTCGCGGTGCCTTCGATTGTGGCGCGCTGGGTGTCGGCGCGCGAGGACGTGCCGGTCATCGTCTCCACCCAGCACGAGCTTTATGGCTCCATGCGCCTACACTACCGCTGGGGCCTGCGCTTGACCGAGCGATATTGCGCGGCGGTGGTTTATGTATCGCATGCGGTGGCACGTTCCTTCGGCCGCAAGGCCGGCAGCATGGAGGGGGTGCAGCCTCATGGTGCACGGCAGCATGTGGTAATTCCGAACGGCGTCGATATCGACAGAATTCGCGCCGCCACTGCGGACGTAGCCGAGCGGGTGCCGGGCCGCCTTGTCTGCGCCGGGCGCATGGTGCCGGTGAAGGGCCAGCAATGGCTGATCGAGGCCCTGCCAGAGGTGGTGGGCAGGCATCCGAAAATCCAGCTTCGTCTGATCGGCAGCGGCCCCATGGAAGCCACCCTGCGTCGCCGGGTTGCCGAGCTTGACCTGGAGGATAATGTGACTTTCCTGGGCTGGCTGCCGCATGACGTGGTGCTGCGCGAGATGGCTGCGGCAGAGCTGGTGGTCGTGCCTAGCAGCCAGGTGCAGGAGGGGTTTGGGTTGGTGGTGGCCGAGGCCCTGGTCTGCGGCACGCCGCTCGTGGTGAGCGACATTCCGGTGTTCCGCGAGTTGCTTACCGGCGTTGATGGCGTCGCCCATTTTTTTCCACCGGGTGACGTTCAGGCCCTGGCCGATGCACTGGCGGGGCTCCCCTTCGCCACGGCGGCAGAGTCGGGCATTGCG